Part of the Pseudomonas sp. Leaf58 genome is shown below.
TGCGGAAGACAGCCGCGATACTCATCGGCTGCAGCAGTTGGGGATGCGGATTGCGCGGCTGATTTCGCCGATTCTCTGAAGGCACCGCGTACAGCTTAAGGAGGCCCCCCTGCGGGAGCGGGTTCACCCGCGCCCACAGGGTTTGCCTCTTCAGCGGTACAGGTCTTCGCGTGTCCAGGGCAGGTTATGGTGCCCATCGGCATAGGGCTTCACTGCCAGTATCTGATGCAGGTTGATCCAGCCCTTTTGGAAGGCATAGGCACACCCGGCCAGGTAAAGGCGCCAAATGCGCAGGGTTTTTTCGGGCACCAGCGTAGCCGCCTTGTGCAACTGGTTCTCCAGGTTCTCGCTCCAGTGGTGCAGGGTTTTGGCGTAGTGCAGGCGCAGGCTTTCCACGTCCACCACCTCCAGTCCCGCTTCACAGATGCTGGCACTGATCATCGACAAGTGCGGCAGCTCACCGTGCGGGAACACGTAGCGGTCGATGAACTCGCCGGCACCCCGCCCCACCGGTCGCCCATCGACATGCTTGGCAGTGATACCGTGGTTCATCACCAGGCCCCCTTCCCTCACGGCGCCGAACAGCTTCTGGCAATACAGCGCCAGGTTGGCATGCCCGACATGTTCGAACATGCCAACGCTCACAACCTTGTCGAAACGGCCATCCTGAGGCAGGTCACGGTAGTCGAGAATCTGCAGGTCAACCTTGGCGGCCAAGCCCTCCGCCTTGACACGCTGGCGGCCAAGTTTGAGTTGCTCCTTACTCAAGGTAATGCCGAACACCTTGGCGCCATATTCGCGAGCGGCGAAACGTGCCAACCCGCCCCAGCCACAACCGACGTCGAGCAAGTAGTCACCGTTGTCCAGGCGTAGCTTGCGGCAGAG
Proteins encoded:
- the cfaB gene encoding C17 cyclopropane fatty acid synthase CfaB, with the translated sequence MLAQLPPALQSLHLPLRLKLWDGNQFDLGPSPQVTILVKEPQLISQLTHPSLEQLGTAFVEGKLELEGDMGEAIRVCDELSEALVTAEDDTPPQRHAHDKSTDAEAISYHYDVSNAFYQLWLDQDMAYSCAYFREADNTLDQAQQDKFDHLCRKLRLDNGDYLLDVGCGWGGLARFAAREYGAKVFGITLSKEQLKLGRQRVKAEGLAAKVDLQILDYRDLPQDGRFDKVVSVGMFEHVGHANLALYCQKLFGAVREGGLVMNHGITAKHVDGRPVGRGAGEFIDRYVFPHGELPHLSMISASICEAGLEVVDVESLRLHYAKTLHHWSENLENQLHKAATLVPEKTLRIWRLYLAGCAYAFQKGWINLHQILAVKPYADGHHNLPWTREDLYR